The following proteins are encoded in a genomic region of Amphiura filiformis chromosome 18, Afil_fr2py, whole genome shotgun sequence:
- the LOC140138695 gene encoding uncharacterized protein, which translates to MMGLEEQVRLRIGPRYLFLSVVLAAFCCCYVGAQRHERWYCTPVFSMLQSMCGSCYAGIDKRSDNVDRTPQQSLDAFIQKEVAYSFIKRTSSGNSFLRDSRSQHRGLIDECCTSQCEAGEMILYCCQERQREWHSVRGFFNK; encoded by the exons ATGGGCCTCGAGGAACAAGTACGTCTACGAATAGGTCCACGATACCTCTTTCTAAGCGTGGTACTCGCAGCGTTCTGCTGCTGTTATGTTGGAGCTCAGAGACACGAGAGGTGGTACTGTACTCCGGTATTTTCAATGTTACAGTCTATGTGCGGTAGCTGCTATGCAGGAATTGACAAACGTTCAGACAACGTAGACAGAACACCACAACAGTCACTTG ATGCCTTCATTCAAAAAGAAGTTGCGTACAGTTTTATCAAGCGAACAAGTAGCGGGAACAGTTTCTTACGCGACTCCAGAAGTCAACATCGAGGTCTTATAGACGAATGCTGTACATCACAATGTGAGGCAGGGGAGATGATACTATACTGCTGTCAAGAAAGACAACGTGAATGGCACAGTGTACGAGGATTTTTCAACAAGTGA